In Nostoc sp. UHCC 0926, a single genomic region encodes these proteins:
- a CDS encoding cytochrome-c peroxidase encodes MVITAIIILVVLFTSLPIYLLLTSRGRFLLKSAVTKVKQAIQSLVDKLKLPLFDYHKSDHKVVSLSNLSFDMKRRGWRFNSGHSSRLVSKLSRTTTIAVVIIAAVIAGNTVSAQVTTGGLVPLSKVGVPKPTNLAEFVKDEKAAIALGKSLFWDMQLGFDGIQSCASCHFHAGADSRSKNQINPGLVDTTFTTFTNGGGPNNQLTALDYPFHKLADPNDRTSNVVFDTNDVTGSEGVFRAKFQDVVPGSDKDKVTFEKDDVFNVNGTNVRRVTPRNSPTVINAVFNFRNFWNGLAQNNFNGVNPLGLRDPNAYVLKATKPRRLEDVQVKLNNSSLASQAVGPPLNAFETAGENTVIVAPLRADLSETEDKVTVSDSKGQVIDTQLTSDPEKQSKKTSAPKDTKPLKKFGRKLGKKLLALQPLAKQTVAYDDSVLGSLSKSSAKSAKKGLNKSYEALIKDAFKSEWWQSNIIVRINQDTGERTFVRKPQRFLKTNEYTLMEYNFSLYFGLAIQAYESTLVSDNTPFDKFLSNPKIYPLADQQQKGWNLFQGNGCIACHGGSELTLASVSSVAQRGRIARAPFPPTTKPPEDTGFFRIGVRPDADDPGLGGNDGSNDNNPLSEARLAQQGKFDALLGEKPPTLNPPLNSTESVIADGAFKAPGLRNVELTAPYFHNGGQATLEQVIDFYNRGGDLGFLGPLGLKPEDKQALVAFLKALTDERVRYEKAPFDHPQLFVPNGHPGDSTYVTDDGTGKATDSLLEIPAVGQNGGKGTPNFLATSIEY; translated from the coding sequence ATGGTAATTACAGCCATAATTATTTTGGTAGTGCTTTTTACAAGCTTACCAATCTACTTACTACTAACCTCAAGAGGTCGATTTTTGCTCAAATCGGCGGTAACAAAGGTTAAGCAAGCGATTCAGAGCTTAGTTGACAAACTCAAACTACCACTATTTGACTATCATAAGTCTGATCATAAAGTAGTTTCGCTGTCTAATTTATCCTTTGACATGAAACGCAGAGGATGGAGATTTAACTCTGGTCATAGTAGCCGACTGGTATCAAAATTGTCAAGGACTACAACAATTGCTGTTGTGATCATAGCGGCAGTAATAGCTGGAAATACTGTATCGGCACAGGTAACAACTGGCGGGCTAGTTCCGCTCTCAAAGGTAGGTGTTCCAAAACCAACGAATTTAGCGGAATTTGTCAAGGACGAAAAAGCTGCGATCGCACTAGGAAAGTCTCTTTTCTGGGATATGCAGCTTGGCTTTGATGGTATCCAGTCTTGTGCTAGTTGTCACTTTCATGCCGGAGCAGATAGCAGATCCAAAAACCAGATTAACCCAGGTCTGGTGGACACAACCTTCACCACCTTCACTAATGGAGGCGGCCCAAACAACCAGCTGACAGCATTAGATTACCCATTCCATAAGCTAGCAGACCCGAATGACAGAACCTCGAACGTTGTCTTTGACACTAATGATGTTACTGGCTCAGAGGGAGTCTTCCGGGCAAAATTTCAAGACGTTGTTCCTGGCAGTGACAAGGATAAAGTGACGTTTGAGAAAGATGATGTCTTCAATGTAAACGGTACAAACGTACGTCGGGTAACACCCCGCAATTCACCGACGGTGATCAACGCAGTGTTCAACTTTCGTAACTTCTGGAATGGACTGGCTCAGAACAACTTCAACGGTGTAAATCCTTTGGGGTTGAGAGACCCTAATGCTTACGTTTTGAAAGCAACCAAGCCGAGGCGGTTAGAAGATGTGCAAGTCAAGCTAAATAATTCGTCTTTGGCTTCACAAGCCGTAGGCCCACCGCTCAATGCGTTTGAGACAGCAGGTGAAAACACCGTTATCGTTGCACCGTTGAGGGCTGATCTGTCCGAAACAGAGGATAAGGTTACCGTGTCTGACAGCAAAGGTCAGGTTATTGACACCCAGCTTACGTCAGACCCAGAGAAACAAAGTAAAAAAACTTCAGCACCAAAAGATACCAAGCCTTTAAAAAAGTTTGGCAGGAAGCTTGGTAAGAAGCTACTTGCCTTACAGCCCCTTGCTAAACAGACTGTGGCTTATGATGACAGCGTGTTAGGGTCTTTGAGTAAATCGTCTGCCAAGTCTGCCAAAAAAGGTCTGAACAAGTCCTATGAGGCCTTAATCAAAGATGCCTTTAAGTCGGAGTGGTGGCAATCCAATATAATCGTCAGAATTAATCAAGATACAGGGGAGCGAACCTTTGTCCGCAAGCCACAGCGCTTCTTGAAGACCAACGAGTACACCCTGATGGAGTACAACTTCTCGCTCTACTTTGGACTGGCAATTCAAGCGTATGAGTCAACACTGGTGTCTGACAATACACCTTTTGATAAGTTCTTAAGTAATCCAAAGATTTACCCCTTGGCTGACCAGCAACAGAAGGGATGGAACCTTTTCCAGGGTAATGGGTGCATTGCCTGTCACGGAGGATCAGAATTGACATTGGCTTCAGTGAGCAGCGTAGCTCAAAGAGGACGAATCGCACGTGCGCCATTCCCTCCAACGACGAAGCCCCCCGAAGATACTGGCTTTTTCAGGATCGGCGTCAGACCCGACGCAGACGACCCTGGTTTGGGTGGTAATGACGGTTCAAATGATAATAATCCGCTCTCGGAGGCACGATTGGCCCAGCAGGGAAAATTTGACGCTCTCTTAGGCGAGAAGCCCCCAACCTTGAATCCACCGTTGAACTCTACTGAATCTGTGATTGCAGACGGAGCTTTCAAAGCACCTGGACTTCGCAATGTGGAACTGACTGCCCCTTACTTCCACAATGGAGGTCAGGCGACCTTAGAACAAGTGATTGATTTTTACAATCGGGGCGGGGACTTAGGCTTTCTTGGGCCGCTGGGCTTGAAGCCAGAAGACAAACAAGCGCTGGTGGCTTTCCTGAAAGCACTTACTGATGAGCGAGTCCGCTATGAGAAAGCGCCTTTTGACCATCCGCAACTGTTCGTTCCCAATGGACATCCGGGTGACTCTACCTACGTTACCGATGACGGCACTGGCAAAGCTACAGATAGCTTACTGGAAATCCCTGCTGTTGGTCAAAATGGTGGCAAAGGCACTCCAAATTTCTTAGCAACTTCAATAGAGTATTAA
- a CDS encoding ArsC/Spx/MgsR family protein, which yields MARVIFYSKPGCQGGTKQKVLLTAAGHEVIAYNLLTEPWTVERLRSFFGDHPVAEWFNPSSPKVKSGEIVPEKTDAETALQLMLREPLLIRRPLLEIADRREVGFDVQKIDAWIGLKPADESLQEMSENLMKQDLQNCSHSHNQPKKQGDCNHSQGSQQHQKQGNCNH from the coding sequence ATGGCAAGAGTAATATTCTATAGTAAACCAGGCTGTCAAGGTGGTACTAAGCAAAAAGTTTTGCTAACAGCTGCGGGTCATGAGGTGATAGCATACAACCTGCTAACAGAACCTTGGACAGTTGAGCGTTTGCGTTCATTTTTTGGCGATCACCCCGTAGCCGAATGGTTTAATCCTTCCTCCCCAAAGGTAAAATCTGGTGAAATAGTTCCTGAAAAAACTGATGCAGAAACCGCTTTGCAGTTGATGTTGAGAGAGCCACTGTTAATTCGCCGTCCTTTGTTAGAAATAGCCGATCGCCGCGAAGTAGGATTCGATGTACAAAAGATTGATGCTTGGATTGGCTTAAAGCCTGCGGACGAATCCTTGCAGGAAATGAGCGAAAACTTGATGAAGCAAGATTTGCAAAACTGCTCCCACAGTCATAATCAGCCTAAGAAACAAGGTGACTGTAATCACAGTCAGGGTTCTCAACAACACCAAAAGCAAGGCAACTGTAACCATTAG
- a CDS encoding cupin, translating to MKGKDWLLTGDGQYQACKSVRAWDLLRENYRLYRFLTEVEDVLNSVDNEASRLPELQMLVRRLIVNSYWVRSQYLEPSPKTGTSVSLLYDELGFPLTVQTVTFAPGTRSTIHNHGTWGIVAVLKGQEKNTFWRRTHSPEFQDKIEPTGEITLFPGDIISFVPDAIHSVEAVGDEPTVTFNVYGETDPKERFEFDSVTDKARNF from the coding sequence ATGAAAGGTAAGGATTGGCTGCTAACAGGGGACGGTCAGTATCAAGCCTGTAAATCTGTGAGAGCATGGGATTTATTGAGAGAAAATTACCGCCTTTATCGGTTTTTAACTGAGGTGGAAGATGTTCTCAATAGCGTTGACAATGAAGCCAGTCGTCTACCAGAACTTCAGATGCTCGTAAGGCGCTTGATAGTAAATTCTTACTGGGTGCGAAGTCAATATTTAGAGCCTTCGCCCAAAACGGGAACCTCTGTTTCACTCCTATACGATGAATTGGGTTTTCCGTTGACAGTGCAAACAGTAACATTTGCACCGGGAACCCGATCAACCATTCATAATCATGGGACATGGGGAATAGTGGCGGTGTTAAAAGGTCAAGAAAAAAATACTTTTTGGCGACGCACCCATAGCCCAGAATTTCAGGACAAAATTGAACCTACGGGAGAGATAACTCTATTTCCAGGGGATATTATCAGCTTCGTTCCCGATGCAATTCACAGTGTAGAAGCAGTCGGTGATGAACCAACTGTGACTTTTAATGTATACGGCGAAACTGATCCGAAAGAAAGATTTGAGTTTGACTCAGTTACCGATAAGGCTAGGAATTTTTAA
- a CDS encoding cytochrome c oxidase subunit 3, producing MTIATTTSEDHSVGHEEHPDLRVWGLLTFLASESLMFGGFFATYLFFRGTTAVWPPEGSEVELLVPTINTIILVSSSFVIHFGDSAIKKNNVKGMQLWYAITALMGAIFLGGQVYEYSTLGYGLTTNVFANCFYIMTGFHGLHVFVGLLLILRVLWRSRRSGEYSATNHTFIEMTEIYWHFVDIIWIVLFTLVYVLTLF from the coding sequence ATGACTATAGCTACAACAACGAGCGAAGATCACAGTGTCGGACATGAAGAACATCCAGATTTAAGAGTTTGGGGACTGTTGACGTTCCTCGCCTCTGAATCCCTGATGTTTGGGGGATTTTTTGCCACTTATTTGTTTTTTAGAGGTACTACAGCCGTTTGGCCTCCAGAAGGAAGTGAAGTAGAACTACTTGTACCGACGATTAACACCATTATTTTGGTGTCTAGTAGTTTCGTGATTCACTTTGGTGATTCGGCGATTAAAAAGAATAACGTCAAGGGAATGCAACTGTGGTACGCAATTACTGCACTCATGGGGGCAATTTTCTTAGGTGGTCAGGTTTATGAGTACTCAACATTAGGATACGGACTGACTACCAACGTCTTCGCCAACTGCTTTTATATCATGACTGGGTTCCACGGTTTGCACGTTTTTGTGGGACTGTTATTGATATTACGTGTATTGTGGCGATCGCGCCGTTCTGGTGAGTATTCTGCAACCAATCATACTTTCATCGAAATGACAGAAATTTACTGGCACTTCGTAGACATTATCTGGATTGTCTTATTCACCTTAGTGTACGTTCTCACATTGTTTTAA
- the ctaD gene encoding cytochrome c oxidase subunit I: protein MTQVEFPRNTPPEGKKPEMVAGHTSHPQAWKWQDYFTFNVDHKVIGLQYLVTAFVFYLIGGLMAIALRVELATPEADVLDPNLYNAFMTNHGTIMIFLWIVPSAIGGFGNFLVPLMVGARDMAFPKLNAVAFWLNPPAGALILGSFIFGGSQSGWTAYPPLSLVTAPIAQTMWILAIVLVGTSSILGSLNFVITILMMKVPSMKWDQVPLFCWAILATSLLALLSTPVLAAGLILLLFDLNFGTSFFKPDAGGNVVIYQHLFWFYSHPAVYLMILPIFGIMSEVIPVHSRKPIFGYKAIAYSSVAICVVGLFVWVHHMFTSGTPGWMRMFFTISTLIVAVPTGVKIFAWVATLWGGKIRFTSAMLFAIGLLSMFVMGGLSGVTMGTAPFDIHIHDTYYVVGHFHYVLFGGSVFGIYAGIYHWFPKMTGRMLNETWGRIHFALTFIGTNLTFLPMHELGLQGMPRRVAMYDPQFIDLNKICTYGSIVLGISVIPFAINIIYSWLKGPLAGDNPWQALTLEWTTSSPPAIENWEVLPVVTHGPYDYGHGHSTKIQPSATPEATA, encoded by the coding sequence ATGACGCAGGTAGAATTTCCACGGAATACTCCACCAGAAGGAAAGAAACCGGAAATGGTGGCTGGCCACACCTCTCATCCGCAGGCGTGGAAATGGCAAGACTATTTTACATTTAATGTTGACCACAAAGTTATTGGTCTTCAATACCTAGTAACAGCGTTCGTGTTCTATCTGATCGGCGGACTGATGGCGATCGCTCTGCGGGTCGAATTAGCAACACCAGAGGCAGACGTACTCGACCCCAATCTGTATAACGCTTTCATGACCAATCACGGGACGATTATGATCTTCCTGTGGATTGTCCCTAGCGCCATTGGGGGATTTGGTAACTTTTTGGTGCCCTTGATGGTCGGTGCTAGGGATATGGCTTTCCCGAAGCTGAATGCGGTCGCCTTTTGGTTAAATCCACCAGCAGGGGCGCTGATATTAGGTAGTTTCATTTTTGGCGGTTCGCAATCGGGTTGGACAGCTTATCCACCTTTGAGCTTGGTAACAGCACCAATCGCTCAAACTATGTGGATACTTGCGATCGTTTTAGTGGGAACTTCCTCAATTTTAGGTTCGCTGAACTTTGTGATCACCATTTTGATGATGAAGGTTCCTAGCATGAAATGGGATCAAGTGCCCCTATTTTGCTGGGCAATCTTGGCAACCTCCCTGCTAGCACTTCTCTCCACACCTGTATTAGCAGCGGGTTTAATTCTGCTGTTATTTGACCTCAACTTTGGCACCTCCTTCTTTAAACCAGATGCAGGCGGTAACGTTGTAATTTATCAACACTTATTCTGGTTTTATTCTCACCCGGCAGTATATTTAATGATTCTGCCCATCTTCGGCATCATGTCGGAGGTAATTCCAGTTCACTCCCGCAAGCCAATCTTTGGTTATAAAGCGATCGCTTATTCTAGTGTCGCAATCTGCGTTGTGGGTTTGTTCGTCTGGGTACACCACATGTTTACCAGTGGTACACCCGGTTGGATGCGGATGTTCTTCACCATCTCCACTCTCATCGTTGCAGTTCCCACTGGCGTGAAGATTTTTGCCTGGGTTGCTACCCTTTGGGGTGGTAAAATCCGCTTCACCAGTGCGATGCTTTTCGCTATTGGCTTGTTGTCCATGTTTGTCATGGGCGGCTTAAGCGGTGTGACAATGGGAACAGCCCCCTTTGATATTCACATCCACGACACATATTATGTTGTCGGACATTTCCACTACGTTCTGTTTGGCGGTTCCGTGTTTGGCATCTACGCCGGTATTTATCACTGGTTCCCCAAAATGACCGGACGAATGCTGAATGAAACCTGGGGACGGATTCATTTCGCCCTCACCTTCATCGGCACTAATCTGACCTTTTTACCCATGCACGAGTTGGGTTTGCAAGGAATGCCGCGACGAGTGGCAATGTATGACCCCCAATTTATCGACCTCAATAAAATTTGTACCTATGGTTCAATTGTTTTGGGGATATCGGTAATTCCCTTTGCGATCAATATTATCTATAGTTGGCTGAAGGGACCTTTGGCTGGTGATAATCCTTGGCAAGCTTTGACCTTAGAATGGACAACTAGCTCACCACCTGCAATTGAAAACTGGGAAGTGTTGCCGGTTGTGACTCATGGGCCTTATGACTACGGTCATGGTCACAGTACTAAAATACAGCCATCTGCAACGCCGGAAGCTACTGCTTAG
- a CDS encoding cytochrome c oxidase subunit II — protein MQQVPVSLWTLVAGIVVTAISIWIGQNHTLMPVQASLQAPLVDGFFNVMFTIAIALFLVVEGTIVVFLIQFRRRPGDDTDGVPIEGNLPLEVFWTAIPTVIVLLLGIYSVDVFNRMGGFDPAGHPHSAAHVAHKSGTALAATLSDTSQATTAPSIAPTIGIGASPQTLNKPADLVVDVKGMQYAWLFNYPDSGITSGELHIPVGADVQLNLSAQDVIHSFWVPNFRLKQDALPGIPTELRFVATKPGTYPVVCAELCGGYHGSMRTQVIVHTPEEYKSWRTENQIAQKENLNQVVAINPADLSTSEFLAPHTHDMGISAATLESVVIGQK, from the coding sequence ATGCAACAAGTTCCTGTTTCACTATGGACTCTGGTTGCTGGGATAGTAGTTACAGCAATCAGCATTTGGATTGGTCAAAACCACACTCTCATGCCGGTGCAAGCATCGCTACAAGCGCCTTTGGTAGACGGTTTTTTCAACGTCATGTTTACCATTGCGATCGCACTCTTCTTGGTGGTAGAAGGAACAATTGTAGTTTTTTTGATTCAGTTTCGTCGCCGTCCGGGTGACGATACCGATGGCGTGCCAATAGAAGGTAACTTGCCCTTAGAAGTCTTTTGGACAGCAATTCCAACAGTGATTGTCCTCCTCTTGGGCATCTATAGTGTAGATGTTTTTAACCGAATGGGAGGCTTTGATCCTGCGGGTCATCCTCATTCAGCAGCTCATGTTGCTCATAAGTCGGGAACCGCTCTTGCAGCTACACTCAGCGATACCTCCCAAGCAACAACTGCCCCGTCAATTGCCCCAACAATTGGTATCGGCGCCTCTCCTCAAACCTTAAACAAACCAGCCGACTTAGTTGTTGATGTCAAAGGGATGCAGTACGCCTGGTTATTTAACTACCCTGATAGTGGCATTACCTCTGGGGAATTGCACATTCCCGTTGGTGCTGATGTGCAACTTAACCTTTCAGCACAAGATGTAATTCACTCATTTTGGGTGCCAAACTTCCGCCTGAAACAAGATGCGCTTCCTGGTATACCTACCGAACTACGATTTGTTGCCACCAAACCAGGTACATATCCCGTAGTTTGTGCTGAGTTGTGCGGTGGTTATCACGGTTCAATGCGGACACAGGTAATTGTCCACACACCAGAAGAATATAAAAGCTGGCGGACAGAAAACCAGATTGCTCAAAAGGAAAACCTCAATCAAGTCGTTGCAATTAATCCAGCCGACTTATCAACATCAGAGTTTCTCGCACCCCACACCCATGATATGGGAATTAGTGCAGCAACTCTAGAGTCAGTAGTTATTGGTCAAAAGTAG
- the fdxB gene encoding ferredoxin III, nif-specific has protein sequence MAQLTGLTFGGKTWTPKFAQEIDKEKCIGCGRCVKVCGYNVLGLKALNEEGEFVEDEDEEEVERKVMAVTSPDNCIGCEACSRICPKNCYTHVELNN, from the coding sequence ATGGCACAACTCACTGGTTTGACATTTGGCGGTAAGACTTGGACACCAAAATTTGCTCAGGAAATTGACAAAGAAAAATGTATCGGCTGTGGCAGATGCGTTAAAGTATGCGGGTACAATGTGCTAGGTTTGAAGGCACTCAATGAAGAAGGGGAATTTGTGGAAGATGAAGATGAAGAAGAAGTTGAACGCAAAGTAATGGCAGTTACTTCTCCAGATAACTGTATTGGTTGTGAAGCGTGTTCACGGATTTGTCCCAAGAACTGCTACACCCATGTTGAATTAAACAATTAA
- a CDS encoding helix-turn-helix domain-containing protein produces MPYTIPNNSCVGCDNCRPQCPTGAIKIENNEYWVDPGLCNNCEGYYSEPQCVIACPTNSPIPWQAKKGRCKVEPRDATSLDLFSNGKNNPFASAIAIWEACNVLAQRTSLHWEADEEGYLSYGRQVNQGRGAIAFHIQDPFKVSDKATDLAAIEGLDIRAACIHLIFAAYATALEQPWEQEFAIDERQIEKYLGMEKRKDLSKAAKLALMKNIVQQACSLIISIDWPQQGRINGFSVTGSRLWHLVDIQHHFQEDNLGCKYLVGLTFKVRAGVWAQYFLNKQACKERTAFYQYGTLPKTLLTTVMSIWQQHEGAVRLMLWLLFKTKMGKEQRITIPTLLRIAYGEEKVALASRQREERKRLLRTFESDLEILNHYGMKPLFDPVTYPPEIQPLWAKLVDLPEDPDEALEFWTNDGGAETRLTDTGPRGKWNLLMNARILAFELPPEWEQQISESEKKKTRTAKAKRKPKTTNDLLGEQILQARKSLNLSQRELAKLTGKSQSWIRDIENGRLKAKLEDQVLLRKVLNMAQS; encoded by the coding sequence ATGCCTTATACAATTCCTAACAACAGTTGCGTTGGATGTGACAACTGCCGCCCCCAATGTCCTACGGGTGCAATCAAAATAGAAAACAATGAATACTGGGTTGATCCTGGTCTTTGTAATAATTGTGAGGGCTATTATTCAGAACCCCAATGTGTGATAGCTTGTCCAACTAATTCTCCAATTCCCTGGCAGGCGAAAAAGGGGAGATGCAAAGTTGAACCTAGAGATGCTACCAGCTTAGACTTGTTTTCTAATGGCAAGAATAACCCATTTGCTTCGGCGATCGCTATTTGGGAAGCTTGTAATGTATTGGCGCAACGCACATCGCTACATTGGGAAGCTGATGAAGAAGGCTACCTATCTTATGGGCGACAAGTCAACCAAGGCCGAGGTGCGATCGCCTTTCACATCCAAGATCCATTCAAAGTTAGCGACAAGGCCACAGATTTAGCAGCAATTGAGGGACTTGACATTAGAGCGGCTTGCATACATCTGATTTTTGCAGCTTATGCCACAGCCTTAGAGCAACCTTGGGAGCAAGAATTTGCGATCGACGAGCGACAAATTGAGAAATATTTGGGGATGGAGAAACGCAAAGACTTGAGCAAAGCTGCCAAGCTGGCTTTAATGAAAAATATCGTTCAGCAAGCTTGCTCACTGATTATCTCGATTGATTGGCCTCAACAAGGTCGAATTAACGGATTCTCTGTTACAGGCAGCCGCTTATGGCACTTGGTGGACATTCAGCACCACTTTCAAGAAGACAATCTTGGATGCAAATATCTTGTTGGGCTAACTTTTAAAGTCAGAGCAGGCGTATGGGCACAATATTTCTTAAACAAACAAGCATGTAAAGAGCGAACTGCATTCTATCAATACGGCACTCTCCCCAAAACGCTGCTAACCACAGTCATGAGCATTTGGCAGCAACATGAAGGTGCAGTCCGACTAATGCTGTGGTTGCTGTTTAAAACCAAAATGGGCAAAGAACAACGCATTACTATTCCTACCTTGTTGCGGATTGCTTACGGTGAAGAAAAAGTCGCCCTTGCATCCAGACAACGGGAAGAACGCAAACGTCTACTGCGAACTTTTGAAAGCGATTTGGAAATTCTTAATCATTATGGAATGAAACCACTTTTCGATCCAGTTACTTACCCACCGGAAATTCAACCTTTGTGGGCGAAGTTAGTTGATCTTCCTGAAGATCCAGATGAAGCATTAGAATTTTGGACTAATGACGGTGGTGCTGAAACTCGCCTCACAGACACAGGCCCCCGTGGTAAGTGGAATTTGCTAATGAATGCGCGGATTTTGGCTTTTGAACTCCCACCAGAGTGGGAACAGCAAATCTCAGAATCAGAAAAAAAGAAAACAAGAACTGCTAAAGCCAAAAGGAAGCCCAAAACTACAAACGATTTGCTGGGTGAACAGATTTTGCAGGCGCGAAAAAGTTTGAATCTCTCCCAGAGGGAGTTGGCAAAGCTCACAGGTAAAAGCCAAAGCTGGATTCGAGATATCGAAAATGGTCGTTTAAAAGCCAAATTAGAAGACCAAGTACTATTACGAAAAGTGCTAAATATGGCTCAATCTTGA
- a CDS encoding sucrase ferredoxin, translating to MNTFFCSDDSQQAGEDVIGSATNYQTYILVECPLPWTSEAFNSKWVPENLRILVKEVKRAKLPIRFLLIANDVSHKVNHTTLLIYQKEEGLSNGYHKQEFKLANIEQVAAVVQKWLWGISSNSEIETSATKDILVCTHGSHDKCCARYGAPFYFNVTASNADLCLDNVRVWKSSHFGGHRFAPTVIDLPEGRYYGRIDQDSFRSILTRTGDIQCLNKVYRGWGILPAALQILERELILCNGWDWFNYKVTGKILEQSLDNNTILGELSFEQPSGSLYTYQAKLVKDETKTQQLKSSCNATQELVVTKYAVASLWLSSSKVMSYSA from the coding sequence ATGAATACTTTTTTTTGTTCTGATGATTCACAGCAAGCAGGAGAAGATGTTATTGGTAGCGCCACCAATTATCAAACTTATATTTTAGTTGAGTGCCCTTTACCTTGGACATCAGAAGCCTTTAATTCTAAATGGGTGCCTGAGAATTTGAGGATTTTGGTAAAGGAAGTGAAGCGTGCTAAACTACCGATTAGATTCCTCTTAATTGCTAATGATGTATCACACAAAGTAAACCACACTACACTTTTGATTTATCAAAAAGAAGAGGGGCTAAGTAATGGATACCATAAGCAAGAGTTTAAGTTAGCAAATATTGAGCAAGTAGCAGCAGTTGTCCAAAAATGGTTATGGGGTATCAGTTCTAATTCTGAGATAGAAACCAGTGCAACTAAAGATATTTTAGTGTGTACCCACGGTAGCCATGATAAGTGCTGTGCCAGATATGGCGCTCCCTTTTACTTCAATGTTACAGCGAGTAATGCTGATTTGTGCTTGGACAATGTGCGAGTTTGGAAATCATCGCACTTTGGTGGACATCGGTTTGCACCAACAGTCATAGACTTGCCAGAAGGAAGATACTATGGTCGTATCGATCAAGATTCATTTAGATCAATTTTGACTCGGACTGGCGATATTCAATGCTTAAATAAAGTCTATCGAGGCTGGGGAATTCTGCCTGCTGCACTTCAGATTTTGGAAAGAGAACTAATCCTCTGCAATGGATGGGATTGGTTTAACTACAAAGTTACAGGCAAAATTTTGGAGCAAAGTTTAGACAATAATACTATTCTGGGTGAGCTAAGTTTTGAACAACCTTCTGGTTCTCTCTACACTTACCAGGCTAAACTTGTAAAAGATGAAACTAAGACTCAACAACTGAAAAGTTCATGCAATGCTACACAAGAGTTGGTCGTCACTAAATATGCTGTAGCTAGTCTTTGGCTTAGTTCTAGTAAGGTGATGAGTTATAGTGCATAA
- a CDS encoding Mut7-C RNAse domain-containing protein, producing MAIAYFYFHAELNHFLPRHHKQVRISHFFEEKASIKDMIESLGVPHPEVDFINVNGEYVNFSYIVSDRDTINVYPISARGVIIPSVSVLAKPLSIIRFVLDIHLGKLTTSLRLLGFDTLYRNDYEDEKLAQISSSQGRILLTRDKGLLMRSLVTHGYYVRNTNPQQQIIEVLQRFDLFKLISPFKRCLRCNGLLEPVDKQSIIEQVPENVRSQIDQFQRCQDCDRIYWKGSHYERLQQFIDGVLNSQRDK from the coding sequence ATGGCGATCGCATATTTCTATTTTCATGCAGAATTGAATCATTTTTTACCACGGCATCACAAGCAAGTGAGAATCTCCCATTTTTTTGAGGAGAAAGCCTCAATTAAGGACATGATTGAGTCTTTGGGTGTCCCTCATCCAGAAGTTGATTTTATAAATGTTAATGGTGAATATGTAAATTTTTCTTACATAGTTTCGGATAGAGATACGATTAATGTTTATCCAATTTCAGCTAGGGGTGTGATTATACCAAGCGTTTCGGTTCTAGCAAAACCGCTCAGTATTATCCGTTTTGTTTTAGATATTCATTTAGGCAAACTGACGACATCTCTACGACTTTTAGGCTTTGATACTTTATACCGCAATGACTATGAGGATGAAAAATTAGCCCAAATATCCTCCAGCCAAGGGCGGATTCTCTTGACTCGTGATAAAGGTCTATTGATGCGTAGTTTGGTAACGCATGGGTATTACGTTAGAAACACTAACCCTCAACAACAAATCATAGAAGTACTGCAACGCTTCGACTTGTTTAAATTAATCTCACCATTTAAACGGTGTTTGCGTTGCAATGGATTATTAGAACCTGTAGATAAGCAATCGATCATTGAGCAAGTGCCAGAAAATGTGCGATCGCAGATTGATCAATTCCAGCGTTGTCAAGACTGCGATCGCATTTATTGGAAAGGTTCGCATTATGAACGATTACAACAGTTTATTGATGGAGTACTTAACTCACAA